Proteins found in one Aethina tumida isolate Nest 87 chromosome 1, icAetTumi1.1, whole genome shotgun sequence genomic segment:
- the LOC109596962 gene encoding protein gustavus isoform X2: MWRMWPKWITTKTTNDQLFSILQVIFLNRRLRKSSYFGKLWNKMKICPDKDTYKSGTRGGSVRSGGGGAVGAAGLGGSAAAGAGAQQRGGGGGDGGGGRVCEARRAYKAAVVPCKAGRRRLRGMSMGQKVSGGVKAVNRDASAPYKPVIPRELAQDFARPQRLDMLLDMPAAVRDTQLKYGWNQDDRSLNIFVKEDDKLTFHRHPVAQSTDCIRGKVGFTKGLHCWEVCWSTRQRGTHAVVGVATADAPLHTVGYQSLVGSTDTSWGWDLGRNKLYHDSKNCPGVTYPALLKPDQTFIVPDKFLVVLDMDEGTLSFVVDGQYLGVAFRGLKGRKLYPIVSAVWGHCEITMRYIGGLDPEPLPLMDLCRRVIRQRLGKQLLEDKVMNLQLPQALQTYLLYKDRR, encoded by the exons ATGTGGAGAATGTGGCCAAAGTGGATTACAACTAAAACCACTAACGATCAGTTGTTCTCGATTTTGCAAGTGATTTTTTTGAACAGGCGTCTGAGGAAGAGTTCGTATTTCGGGAAACTGTGGAATAAGATGAAAATTTGTCCTGACAAAGACAC GTACAAGAGCGGCACCCGCGGAGGCTCAGTGAGGAGTGGCGGCGGAGGCGCAGTGGGCGCGGCGGGTCTGGGCGGCAGTGCGGCGGCCGGCGCCGGGGCGCAGCAGCGAGGCGGCGGCGGTGGCGACGGCGGCGGCGGACGTGTGTGCGAGGCGAGGCGCGCCTACAAGGCGGCCGTGGTGCCGTGCAAGGCGGGCCGACGCAGGCTCCGGGGCATGAGCATGGGCCAGAAGGTGTCAGGAGGAGTCAAGGCGGTCAACAGGGACGCCTCGGCGCCCTACAAACCTGTCATACCCAGGGAATTGGCACAG GATTTTGCGCGGCCGCAGAGGCTGGACATGCTGCTGGATATGCCGGCGGCGGTGCGTGACACACAATTGAAATACGGCTGGAACCAGGATGACCGCTCCCTCAACATATTCGTTAAGGAGGACGACAAACTGACTTTCCACCGCCATCCGGTCGCCCAGAGCACGGACTGCATCCGCGGCAAGGTCGGCTTCACCAAGGGCCTCCACTGTTGGGAGGTGTGCTGGTCGACGCGACAGCGAGGGACGCACGCCGTTGTCGGTGTCGCCACCGCGGACGCACCACTCCACACCGTCGGTTACCAAAGCCTCGTCGGCAGCACCGACACCTCTTGGGGATGGGACCTAG GAAGGAACAAGTTGTATCACGACTCGAAAAATTGTCCGGGCGTGACGTATCCGGCTCTCTTGAAACCGGACCAGACCTTTATCGTGCCCGATAAATTCCTCGTGGTGCTGGACATGGACGAGGGCACGCTCAGCTTCGTCGTTGACGGCCAGTATTTGGGAGTGGCGTTTCGCGGTCTCAAGGGTCGCAAACTCTATCCGATCGTCAGCGCCGTGTGGGGTCACTGCGAGATCACGATGCGATACATCGGTGGACTCGATc CTGAACCTTTACCGTTGATGGACCTATGCAGACGGGTGATACGACAGAGACTGGGCAAGCAGCTGCTCGAGGACAAGGTGATGAATCTCCAGTTGCCGCAGGCGCTACAGACCTACCTGCTGTACAAGGACCGGAGATAA
- the LOC109596962 gene encoding protein gustavus isoform X3, whose product MDRERRKYKSGTRGGSVRSGGGGAVGAAGLGGSAAAGAGAQQRGGGGGDGGGGRVCEARRAYKAAVVPCKAGRRRLRGMSMGQKVSGGVKAVNRDASAPYKPVIPRELAQDFARPQRLDMLLDMPAAVRDTQLKYGWNQDDRSLNIFVKEDDKLTFHRHPVAQSTDCIRGKVGFTKGLHCWEVCWSTRQRGTHAVVGVATADAPLHTVGYQSLVGSTDTSWGWDLGRNKLYHDSKNCPGVTYPALLKPDQTFIVPDKFLVVLDMDEGTLSFVVDGQYLGVAFRGLKGRKLYPIVSAVWGHCEITMRYIGGLDPEPLPLMDLCRRVIRQRLGKQLLEDKVMNLQLPQALQTYLLYKDRR is encoded by the exons ATGGACCGCGAACGTAGAAA GTACAAGAGCGGCACCCGCGGAGGCTCAGTGAGGAGTGGCGGCGGAGGCGCAGTGGGCGCGGCGGGTCTGGGCGGCAGTGCGGCGGCCGGCGCCGGGGCGCAGCAGCGAGGCGGCGGCGGTGGCGACGGCGGCGGCGGACGTGTGTGCGAGGCGAGGCGCGCCTACAAGGCGGCCGTGGTGCCGTGCAAGGCGGGCCGACGCAGGCTCCGGGGCATGAGCATGGGCCAGAAGGTGTCAGGAGGAGTCAAGGCGGTCAACAGGGACGCCTCGGCGCCCTACAAACCTGTCATACCCAGGGAATTGGCACAG GATTTTGCGCGGCCGCAGAGGCTGGACATGCTGCTGGATATGCCGGCGGCGGTGCGTGACACACAATTGAAATACGGCTGGAACCAGGATGACCGCTCCCTCAACATATTCGTTAAGGAGGACGACAAACTGACTTTCCACCGCCATCCGGTCGCCCAGAGCACGGACTGCATCCGCGGCAAGGTCGGCTTCACCAAGGGCCTCCACTGTTGGGAGGTGTGCTGGTCGACGCGACAGCGAGGGACGCACGCCGTTGTCGGTGTCGCCACCGCGGACGCACCACTCCACACCGTCGGTTACCAAAGCCTCGTCGGCAGCACCGACACCTCTTGGGGATGGGACCTAG GAAGGAACAAGTTGTATCACGACTCGAAAAATTGTCCGGGCGTGACGTATCCGGCTCTCTTGAAACCGGACCAGACCTTTATCGTGCCCGATAAATTCCTCGTGGTGCTGGACATGGACGAGGGCACGCTCAGCTTCGTCGTTGACGGCCAGTATTTGGGAGTGGCGTTTCGCGGTCTCAAGGGTCGCAAACTCTATCCGATCGTCAGCGCCGTGTGGGGTCACTGCGAGATCACGATGCGATACATCGGTGGACTCGATc CTGAACCTTTACCGTTGATGGACCTATGCAGACGGGTGATACGACAGAGACTGGGCAAGCAGCTGCTCGAGGACAAGGTGATGAATCTCCAGTTGCCGCAGGCGCTACAGACCTACCTGCTGTACAAGGACCGGAGATAA
- the LOC109596962 gene encoding protein gustavus isoform X4, producing the protein MSMGQKVSGGVKAVNRDASAPYKPVIPRELAQDFARPQRLDMLLDMPAAVRDTQLKYGWNQDDRSLNIFVKEDDKLTFHRHPVAQSTDCIRGKVGFTKGLHCWEVCWSTRQRGTHAVVGVATADAPLHTVGYQSLVGSTDTSWGWDLGRNKLYHDSKNCPGVTYPALLKPDQTFIVPDKFLVVLDMDEGTLSFVVDGQYLGVAFRGLKGRKLYPIVSAVWGHCEITMRYIGGLDPEPLPLMDLCRRVIRQRLGKQLLEDKVMNLQLPQALQTYLLYKDRR; encoded by the exons ATGAGCATGGGCCAGAAGGTGTCAGGAGGAGTCAAGGCGGTCAACAGGGACGCCTCGGCGCCCTACAAACCTGTCATACCCAGGGAATTGGCACAG GATTTTGCGCGGCCGCAGAGGCTGGACATGCTGCTGGATATGCCGGCGGCGGTGCGTGACACACAATTGAAATACGGCTGGAACCAGGATGACCGCTCCCTCAACATATTCGTTAAGGAGGACGACAAACTGACTTTCCACCGCCATCCGGTCGCCCAGAGCACGGACTGCATCCGCGGCAAGGTCGGCTTCACCAAGGGCCTCCACTGTTGGGAGGTGTGCTGGTCGACGCGACAGCGAGGGACGCACGCCGTTGTCGGTGTCGCCACCGCGGACGCACCACTCCACACCGTCGGTTACCAAAGCCTCGTCGGCAGCACCGACACCTCTTGGGGATGGGACCTAG GAAGGAACAAGTTGTATCACGACTCGAAAAATTGTCCGGGCGTGACGTATCCGGCTCTCTTGAAACCGGACCAGACCTTTATCGTGCCCGATAAATTCCTCGTGGTGCTGGACATGGACGAGGGCACGCTCAGCTTCGTCGTTGACGGCCAGTATTTGGGAGTGGCGTTTCGCGGTCTCAAGGGTCGCAAACTCTATCCGATCGTCAGCGCCGTGTGGGGTCACTGCGAGATCACGATGCGATACATCGGTGGACTCGATc CTGAACCTTTACCGTTGATGGACCTATGCAGACGGGTGATACGACAGAGACTGGGCAAGCAGCTGCTCGAGGACAAGGTGATGAATCTCCAGTTGCCGCAGGCGCTACAGACCTACCTGCTGTACAAGGACCGGAGATAA
- the LOC109596933 gene encoding cyclin-dependent kinase 5 activator 1: protein MGTVLSFSPRERRPVYTTGSTADFTLNNFSYEQLNNAKNRETKINITNSNNHNLNNINNNDNAKIISEKNALEKNLKKHSLFINALSWKRFSTTNNNKKKLDNKNKNITVFRQPLVDNIHPVVDKNKNIQQSKSTYYPNSKSTSALALDIVRVNNANNNANHHVHCDKVINKQTLLSQNSIGSQNQNQVVPVAGPTKKTIIQASTSELLKCLGIFLHSKCYKLRDFQAGDAVMWLRTVDRSLLLQGWQDVAFINPANVVFVYMLVRELVDEDIDCEQDLQAVVLTCLYLSYSYMGNEISYPLKPFLVEDSKDKFWDRCLEIVNRLSSNMLRINAEPSYFTEIFTELKTCGVGSIVGNNVAAMGCQTVPVAACNTGSATA, encoded by the exons ATGGGTACCGTATTGAGTTTTTCGCCTAGAGAGAGGCGACCAGTTTACACTACTGGTTCGACTGCGGATTTCACATTGAACAATTTCTCCTACGAACAGTTAAACAATGCGAAGAACAGGGAAACAAAAATCAACATCACCAACTCGAACAACCACAATTTGAACAACATCAACAACAATGACAACGCCAAGATTATTTCGGAGAAAAACGCGCTGGAAAAGAACCTGAAGAAGCATTCGTTGTTCATTAATGCATTATCTTGGAAGCGATTCTCGACAACCAACAACAATAAGAAGAAACtcgacaacaaaaataaaaacatcacTGTTTTCCGACAACCGTTGGTGGATAATATTCATCCAGTCGTCGACAAAAACAAGAACATTCAACAATCGAAATCCACCTACTACCCCAATTCGAAATCAACATCAGCGTTGGCTTTGGACATTGTTCGGGTTAACAACGCCAATAACAACGCCAATCATCACGTACACTGTGACAAAGTTATCAACAAACAGACTCTGCTCAGCCAAAATTCCATAGGTTCGCAGAACCAGAACCAAGTGGTGCCAGTTGCGGGTCCCACGAAGAAGACGATCATTCAAGCTTCCACCTCTGAACTGCTCAAGTGTTTGGGCATCTTTTTGCACTCCAAATGCTACAAACTAAGAGATTTTCAGGCTGGCGACGCCGTCATGTGGCTAAGAACGGTCGATCGAAGTCTACTTCTACAAGGCTGGCAG gATGTCGCTTTCATAAACCCAGCAAACGTGGTATTTGTCTACATGTTGGTGCGCGAACTGGTGGACGAAGACATAGACTGCGAACAAGATCTGCAGGCGGTGGTGCTGACATGTCTTTACCTCAGTTATTCCTACATGGGCAACGAGATTTCCTACCCTCTGAAACCGTTCCTCGTCGAGGACTCCAAGGACAAGTTCTGGGACAGGTGTCTCGAAATCGTGAACCGATTGTCCTCAAACATGCTCCGAATAAATGCCGAACCTTCCTATTTCACCGAGATCTTCACCGAACTGAAGACATGTGGTGTTGGTAGCATAGTAG GAAACAACGTCGCAGCGATGGGATGTCAAACAGTTCCGGTGGCCGCTTGCAACACAGGATCCGCGACCGCTTGA
- the LOC109596968 gene encoding 2-hydroxyacyl-CoA lyase 1, protein MADVDGNTVLAQALKDQGIEYVFGIVGIPVIELSMALQQVGIHYVGMRNEQAACYSAQAIGYLTGTPGAVLVVSGPGLLHVFGGMANAQVNCWPLLVIGGSAPQDHEGIGGFQECNQVELARPYSKYSARPPSVQLIPQHVENAIRYAKSGRPGVAYLDFPANLLGARTSEDTIPSIVQPAPVPLIYPDPQQIEKAVQLLTTAQRPLVIVGKGAAYSRAEKQIRQLIEKTNLPFLPTPMGKGVVPDESPKSVSSARSTALLKADVVLLLGARLNWILHFGRPPRYAPDTKFIQIDLCPEEIHNSVRAAVGIQSDVKTAVEQISAGLEKKGYNFSSSSDWWKMLCRKSDENKKVVEAMATDVSSPLNYYAVFKHLYELLPKDCIIVSEGANTMDIGRSMLPNNLPRHRLDAGTFGTMGVGPGFAIAAALYCRHYEPTKRVICVEGDSAFGFSGMEVETMVRYKLPIIIVIVNNSGIYSGMDGDSYKEIQESSGVKDITKMTPPTSLSYSTRYENILNLFDRNGFLCKTIPELQNAVRESLKIADGPSVINVIISPAADRKPQAFNWLTESKL, encoded by the exons ATGGCTGATGTAGATGGAAATACTGTTTTGGCGCAAGCTTTAAAAGATCAG ggAATTGAATATGTGTTCGGAATCGTTGGAATTCCAGTTATTGAGCTCAGTATGGCATTGCAACAAGTTGGAATTCATTACGTAGGAATGAGGAACGAGCAAGCAGCTTGTTACTCAGCCCAAGCGATTGGTTATTTAACAGGCACACCTGGAGCAGTTCTGGTTGTCTCAGGACCTGGTCTTTTGCACGTCTTCGGTGGCATGGCCAACGCTCAAGTTAACTGTTGGCCACTGCTAGTGATCGGTGGTTCTGCTCCCCAAGACCACGAAG gTATCGGAGGTTTCCAGGAATGTAACCAGGTAGAGTTGGCACGTCCCTATTCTAAATATTCGGCTCGTCCTCCAAGTGTCCAACTGATCCCACAACACGTTGAGAATGCGATCAGATACGCAAAATCTGGACGTCCTGGTGTTGCGTATCTAGATTTTCCGGCCAATCTACTCGGCGCACGAACTTCTGAAGATACTATCCCCTCTATCGTACAACCTGCTCCCGTTCCACTGATCTATCCCGATCCTCAGCAAATAGAAAAGGCTGTCCAATTGTTGACAACGGCTCAAAGACCGTTAGTGATTGTCGGCAAAGGTGCTGCCTACTCCAGAGCCGAAAAACAAATCAGACAGCTAATAGAAAAGACCAATCTGCCATTTTTACCTACACCAATGGGTAAAGGAGTGGTCCCGGATGAATCCCCTAAAAGCGTTTCCTCTGCCAGATCCACAGCTCTACTCAAAGCCGATGTTGTACTGCTTTTAGGCGCGAGACTCAACTGGATTTTGCATTTCGGCAGACCTCCACGTTACGCACCCGACaccaaatttatacaaattgattTGTGCCCAGAGGAAATTCATAATAGTGTTAGAGCTGCTGTAGGTATCCAGAGCGATGTGAAGACTGCTGTTGAGCAGATCTCTGCAGGACTAGAGAAAAAGGGATACAATTTTAGCAGTAGCAGCGACTGGTGGAAGATGTTATGCAGAAAAAGTGATGAAAACAAGAAAGTTGTTGAAGCTATGGCAACTGATGTGTCCAGTCCATTGAATTACTATGCTGTTTTCAAACACTTATATGAACTTTTACCCAAGGACTGTATTATTGTCAGCGAAGGTGCCAACACTATGGATATTGGAAGATCTATGTTGCCTAATAATTTACCAAGACACAGATTGGATGCTGGAACTTTCGGAACAATGGGT GTTGGACCAGGATTTGCGATCGCAGCAGCTCTCTATTGCAGACATTATGAACCAACAAAAAGAGTGATTTGTGTGGAAGGAGATTCAGCATTTGGTTTTTCTGGCATGGAAGTTGAGACCATGGTGCGTTACAAATTACCCATTATAATCGTGATCGTTAACAATTCCGGCATCTACAGCGGAATGGACGGTGATTCTTACAAAGAAATTCAAGAATCATCGGGTGTCAAGGACATAACGAAGAT GACTCCCCCCACGAGTTTGTCATACAGTACAAGATacgaaaacatattaaatttgttcgaCAGAAATGGATTCTTGTGTAAAACAATTCCAGAGCTTCAAAACGCTGTCAGAGAATCATTGAAAATTGCAGATGGTCCGAGTGTTATCAATGTTATAATCAGTCCGGCAGCTGACAGAAAACCACAAGCTTTCAATTGGTTAACAGAATCTAAATTGTGA
- the LOC126264140 gene encoding vesicular glutamate transporter 1-like, giving the protein MTIQRKGFVVFSHLLPSLCMFAMMFIGCNAYVDTVLLCMTLFFNAAVVCTTIYNPQDLAPNFAGTIFGIISTIGGISQFLVPVTTAAITEGGNTMDEWRWVFVLAGSIFLVGGLAFIFMGSSEKQPWNEPKETTL; this is encoded by the exons ATGACCATACAAAGGAAAGGTTTTGTGGTATTTT ctcATTTGTTGCCCAGTTTATGTATGTTTGCCATGATGTTCATAGGATGTAATGCATATGTGGACACAGTGCTACTCTGTATGACTCTGTTTTTCAACGCAGCGGTAGTTTGCACTACAATTTATAATCCGCAAGATTTGGCACCGAACTTTGCAGGAACCATTTTTGGCATTATCAGTACAATTGGAGGAATATCACAATTTTTAGTACCGGTTACTACTGCTGCCATTACTGAGGGAGGA AATACAATGGACGAATGGAGATGGGTATTTGTCTTGGCGGGTTCCATTTTCCTGGTTGGAGGTCtagcttttatttttatgggatCAAGTGAAAAGCAGCCTTGGAATGAACCTAAGGAAAcaacattataa
- the LOC109596970 gene encoding sialin isoform X2: MAFKLPFRVWIGVVIFMTTFTNYVLRVNISISALAMSTPRQVTESDDRPTVAPSECLPDTTKTTKTREAGDEGFFAKAEWSETEQGQVLAGYGYGYIISSIPGGFFAEYFGPWKTIVWSMLISIIATFLCIPANLVHWSVVMVMRVILGLMGGLHYPALQNLIARWAPPKEKGKFMSAMFGNTMGTVMTFAVVGAISDVANWAWGFVFVGGFTIFYLIFVAIVLADSPDQSRWCSDEEKEFLRSEIPPPRAKLVAPYKKIFTSIPFWGLAICHFANLWGLFILLITVPKFFKDYLDFSLKESGALSAMPHICRLFAGFLYGSINDFFTKRAFCSMTIQRKCFVILT; the protein is encoded by the exons ATGG CTTTCAAACTACCATTTAGAGTATGGATTGGTGTGGTAATCTTCATGACGACTTTCACCAATTATGTACTGAGAGTGAATATATCGATTAGCGCTTTGGCAATGTCTACACCACGACAAGTCACTGAATCCGATGATAGACCTACAGTGGCGCCTTCCGAATGTCTCCCCGACACCACCAAAACTACCAAAACAAGAGAAGCGGGGGACGAa gGTTTTTTCGCAAAGGCGGAATGGTCCGAAACAGAGCAGGGGCAGGTTTTAGCTGGTTACGGATACGGTTACATTATATCATCGATACCTGGGGGGTTTTTCGCAGAGTATTTTGGTCCATGGAAGACTATAGTGTGGTCCATGTTGATCTCGATTATCGCCACATTTCTGTGTATACCAGCAAATTTAGTTCATTGGTCGGTTGTTATGGTAATGCGGGTTATTCTTGGATTGATGGGG GGATTGCACTATCCGGCTTTGCAGAACTTGATAGCCCGTTGGGCGCCGCCAAAGGAAAAAGGCAAATTCATGAGTGCGATGTTTGGCAACACAATGGGAACGGTTATGACTTTTGCTGTCGTTGGTGCTATTTCCGATGTGGCAAATTGGGCTTGGGGATTCGTTTTCGTCGGTGGATTcaccatattttatttgatatttgtcGCCATCGTATTAGCCGATAGTCCAGACCAAAGTCGTTGGTGTTCCGATGAGGAGAAGGAGTTTCTTCGATCTGAAATTCCTCCACCCCGTGCAAAG TTGGTCGCTCCttataaaaagatatttactTCGATTCCCTTTTGGGGTTTGGCGATTTGCCATTTCGCTAATCTTTGGggattattcatattattaataactgtgCCGAAGTTCTTCAAGGATTATTTAGACTTTTCTCTAAAAGAGTCAGGAGCACTTTCGGCTATGCCACACATTTGCAGATTGTTCGCTGGATTTTTGTACGGAAGCATCAATGATTTTTTCACGAAAAGAGCATTTTGTTCCATGACCATACAAAGAAAATGTTTTGTCATA CTCACGTAA
- the LOC109596970 gene encoding sialin isoform X1 — protein MAFKLPFRVWIGVVIFMTTFTNYVLRVNISISALAMSTPRQVTESDDRPTVAPSECLPDTTKTTKTREAGDEGFFAKAEWSETEQGQVLAGYGYGYIISSIPGGFFAEYFGPWKTIVWSMLISIIATFLCIPANLVHWSVVMVMRVILGLMGGLHYPALQNLIARWAPPKEKGKFMSAMFGNTMGTVMTFAVVGAISDVANWAWGFVFVGGFTIFYLIFVAIVLADSPDQSRWCSDEEKEFLRSEIPPPRAKLVAPYKKIFTSIPFWGLAICHFANLWGLFILLITVPKFFKDYLDFSLKESGALSAMPHICRLFAGFLYGSINDFFTKRAFCSMTIQRKCFVIVSHVMPGLCLIMMMFLNCDSRIGTALLCMTLFFNAAVICTTIYNPQDLAPNFAATVYGIISTIGGISQFLVPVSSAVMTKSGNTMDQWRWVFVLAGAIFMVGATAFIILGSTNRQSWNEPEQKDA, from the exons ATGG CTTTCAAACTACCATTTAGAGTATGGATTGGTGTGGTAATCTTCATGACGACTTTCACCAATTATGTACTGAGAGTGAATATATCGATTAGCGCTTTGGCAATGTCTACACCACGACAAGTCACTGAATCCGATGATAGACCTACAGTGGCGCCTTCCGAATGTCTCCCCGACACCACCAAAACTACCAAAACAAGAGAAGCGGGGGACGAa gGTTTTTTCGCAAAGGCGGAATGGTCCGAAACAGAGCAGGGGCAGGTTTTAGCTGGTTACGGATACGGTTACATTATATCATCGATACCTGGGGGGTTTTTCGCAGAGTATTTTGGTCCATGGAAGACTATAGTGTGGTCCATGTTGATCTCGATTATCGCCACATTTCTGTGTATACCAGCAAATTTAGTTCATTGGTCGGTTGTTATGGTAATGCGGGTTATTCTTGGATTGATGGGG GGATTGCACTATCCGGCTTTGCAGAACTTGATAGCCCGTTGGGCGCCGCCAAAGGAAAAAGGCAAATTCATGAGTGCGATGTTTGGCAACACAATGGGAACGGTTATGACTTTTGCTGTCGTTGGTGCTATTTCCGATGTGGCAAATTGGGCTTGGGGATTCGTTTTCGTCGGTGGATTcaccatattttatttgatatttgtcGCCATCGTATTAGCCGATAGTCCAGACCAAAGTCGTTGGTGTTCCGATGAGGAGAAGGAGTTTCTTCGATCTGAAATTCCTCCACCCCGTGCAAAG TTGGTCGCTCCttataaaaagatatttactTCGATTCCCTTTTGGGGTTTGGCGATTTGCCATTTCGCTAATCTTTGGggattattcatattattaataactgtgCCGAAGTTCTTCAAGGATTATTTAGACTTTTCTCTAAAAGAGTCAGGAGCACTTTCGGCTATGCCACACATTTGCAGATTGTTCGCTGGATTTTTGTACGGAAGCATCAATGATTTTTTCACGAAAAGAGCATTTTGTTCCATGACCATACAAAGAAAATGTTTTGTCATAGTGT CTCACGTAATGCCTGGATTATGCCTAATAATGATGATGTTCCTAAACTGCGATTCTAGAATTGGCACAGCCCTTCTTTGCATGACATTATTCTTCAACGCGGCCGTTATTTGCACTACAATCTATAATCCTCAAGATTTGGCGCCCAATTTCGCTGCTACTGTTTATGGAATTATCAGTACCATTGGGGGTATATCTCAATTTTTGGTTCCAGTTTCTTCTGCTGTTATGACAAAATCTGGA aaTACAATGGATCAGTGGAGATGGGTTTTCGTATTGGCCGGAGCTATTTTTATGGTTGGGGCGACGGCTTTCATTATTCTTGGCTCAACTAATAGACAGTCTTGGAACGAACCAGAACAAAAGGATGCTTAA